Within the Leptotrichia sp. oral taxon 498 genome, the region AATCTGGAGATCCTGTAAAAAGAGCACAGGCGATAGTTAAAGCTGTTACTAACTATAATGATCCAAAAGTATTAGCCGAAATTTCTGAAGATTTAGGAGAAGCTATGGTTGGAATCAATGAAAATGAAATTAAGTTACTTATGGCTGAAAGAGGTAAATAATGAAAATCGGTGTATTGGCTTTACAAGGAGCTTTTGCAGAACATAGAAAAATGCTGAAAAAACTTGGGATAGAATCATTTGAAATAAGAAAAAAATCTGATTTAAGCAATGCTGTTAATAATAATGATATTGACGGATTAATTATCCCAGGTGGAGAAAGTACAGTTATTGGAAAGCTGCTTTATGACCTTGATTTATTTGATGACATAAAAAAACTTATTTTGGAAGGATTGCCTGTATTCGGTACTTGCGCAGGATTAATTCTTTTGGCAAGGGAAATTGAAAATGACAGTCGGACTTATTTGGGAGCGATGGATATAAAAGTTAGAAGAAATGCCTATGGAAGACAGCTTGGAAGTTTTTTTACTGAAAGTGAATTTAAAGGGATTGGAGTTATTCCAATGACATTTATTCGAGCACCATATATTTCAAGTGTGGGAAAAAATGTGGAAGTTCTTTCGGAAGTTGATGGGAATGTTGTCGCAGCAAGGGAGAATAATATTCTTGTGACTTCGTATCATCCTGAGTTAAATGATAATCTTAAAGTACATAAGTTTTTTGTTGAAATGTGTAAATTAAATAAATAAAAATAACAAAAATATATTTAAGAAAAAATTTTTTATCATTCTTTGGATTGGTGAAGTTAAATATTTAGAAGCAAATAAAAAATATTTATTAGTGTATTGTCAAGTCAAGTACAATAAAAAAGTAAAAATAATAAAAAAATATCTTTTAAGAGCAGAATTTTTTCTGTTCTTAATTTTTTTCTGCTATAGTATTATCAAAATGGTATTTTTCTGCATCTAATTTTTCTATCAACTAAAGTAATAATACAGGTTTCATTTTTTCCATTTTTTTTACTGCACCAATTTCATAATATCCCTTTTTAGCAGGAGGGAAAACTTTATATTTTGTAAATGACACAGATTTACTCTGTTTTTTTATGCATTTTAGTGTTGCACTTGATTATACAGTACAACCCTAAAAAAATATCAAAAAAACACTTGACATAAAAGTAAATATATAGTATAATTATTTTTGTAAATTTGTTTAGCCTTGGTGGCGAAATCGGTAGACGCACAGGACTTAAAATCCTGTGGAATATTATTCCGTGCCGGTTCAAGTCCGGCTCGAGGCACCATAGTGTTTAGCTTGTCGCGGGATAGAGCAGTCAGGTAGCTCGTCGGGCTCATAACCCGAAGGTCGTTGGTTCAAATCCAGCTCCCGCCACCAAATTATGCCTAGATAGCTCAGTTGGCTAGAGCATACGGTTCATACCCGTAGGGTCGGAAGTTCGAATCTTCTTCTAGGCACCATTTTAAAAAATAATTTTAAGTTAGGAAGTTAATTAGCTTTCTTTTTTTTTATTTAAAAAACTTGACTTAATTCGATATTTGATGTATAAAATTTAAATAAATAATAACAAAAGGAAAATAATTATGAAAATTTTAATAATGAGATTTAGCTCATTTGGTGATGTTTTACTGACGACACCTGTGATCAGAGCGATTAAAAAAAAATATCCAGATGCCACAATTGATTTTGCCGTCTATGACACTTTCTCTCAAGCGATTTCGCTTAATCCAAATATCCGAAAACTTGTGGTTTTTGAAAAGAAAAAAAGTAAGGATAAAGAATATATAAAAAGTATAATTTCTCAATTAAAAAAAGAAAAATATGATTTTGTGATTGATTTACATTCTAAAATTTTGTCGAGAATAATCGGAATAAAATTGAAAAATTCTAAAACTAAATATTTTCGCTACAAAAAAAGAAAATGGTGGAAAACTCTTTTGGTTAAAGCAAAAATTATTGATTATAACGCCGATTGCACGATTGTGGAAAGTTATTTTTCTGCACTAAAAAAATTGGGAATTGAATTTTCTTGGAAAAATAAAAAAAATGGACTTGGGGATGCGCTGGAGTTTTATGTGGAAAATTCTGTAGAAAAAAATTTGATTGAAAAATATGATTTAAAAAATGAAGATTATTTTGTCCTTGCACCTGGAGCTTCTAAATTTACGAAAAAATGGCCATTTTACAATGAATTGGCGAAAGATTTGTTAAAATATTTTTCCAAAAAAAATATAAAAATTTTTGTGATTGGTGGAAAAGAAGATAAAAAAATTGTGCAAGACGATGAAAATGGGAGAATTATTAATTTATGTGGAAAAATTTCTTTTAAAGAAAGCGGAATTATTTTGAAATATGCAAAAATTGCTGTTGTAAATGACTCTGGACCATTTCACATAGCTCGTGCTGTCAAAACTCCAACTTTTGTATTTTTTGGACCAACAGATCCAAATTTATTTTCTTTTGAGAAAAATACTTTTTTAATAAAGAATCCAAATTGTAAATCTCACTCGCTTTATGGAGATGATAAATTTCCTAAAAAATACGAAGACTGCATGTCAGGAATTTCTGTAAAAGAAGTGCTACAAAAAATAATTTTTGAATATGAAAAAATTACTGAAAATAAAAATAATTTGAAATAAGGAGAAAAAAATGAAAATACTCGCAATCGAATCTTCCTGCGATGAAACTTCAGTCGCTGTAATTGAAGATGGAAAAAAAGTGTTGAGTAACATCATTTCAACACAAATTGACATTCATAAAGAATTTGGTGGAGTTGTGCCTGAAATCGCCTCTCGTCACCACATCGAAAATATTTTGCCAGTTTTTACACAAGCGTTAAAAAAAGCAGATATAACTCTTAAAGATATTGATTACATCGCTGTTACAAATACGCCAGGACTAATTGGATCACTTTTAGTCGGACTTATGTTTGCAAAATCCGTAAGTTTTGCCAACAATATTCCGCTTATTCCAATAAATCACATAAACGGACACATTTTTTCAAGTTTTATTGAAAGTGATGTAAAACTTCCAGCAATTTCACTTGTCGTCTCAGGTGGGCACACAAATTTGTATTATATTTACGAAAAAGATGAGAAAATTGTGACAGAGCTTTTGGGAGAAACTTTGGACGACGCAGTTGGAGAAACTTATGACAAAATTGCTAGAATTTTGGGACTTCCATATCCTGGTGGTCCGCAAATTGACAGACTTTCAGTTGATGGAAAAGATATTTTAAAAATCAAAAAACCTAAAGTTGACGGATATAATTTTAGTTTTAGCGGAGTTAAAACTTTTATTACAAATTATGTGAATCACGAAAGAATGAAAAAAAATGAGATTTCAAAAGAAGATATTTCAAAGTCGTTGCAAGAAGCTATTGTAAACATTTTGTATGACAAAGTGGAAAAAGCGGTAAAAGAAAAAAATGTAAAAACTTTGCTTGTAGCTGGAGGAGTTTCAGCGAACAAAGGTCTTCGGAAAAAGTTTGAAAATTTTTCAGATATTGAAGTTCATTTTCCCAAAATGGAATATTGTACGGATAATGCGGCAATGATTGGAGTTGCGGCTTATTACGAACTTAAAAATAAAAAAATTGATGACAAAAAAAATAATTACGATGTTGATGCGATTTCTACAAAAGAAGAAAAATAAAAAAATACAATAAAAAAAATAAAAAGGAGAAATTTTATCATGAAATTAATCGTAGGATTAGGAAATCCAGGCGAACAATATAAACTAACTAGACATAACATAGGATTTATATTTATTGACAAATATTTAAAAGAAAAAAAAATTACAAATTTTACTGAAAAATATAAATCACTTTTTGTAAACACAAATTACAACGGCGACAAAGTTTTTTATCAAAAACCCTTGACTTTTATGAATTTAAGTGGAGAAGCGGTTGGAGAAGCGGTAAGATTTTTTAAGATTGATCCAAAAACTGAACTTTTTGTAATTTACGACGATATGGATATGCAGTTTGGAAAATTGAAAATTAAGCAAAATGGAAGTGCTGGAGGACATAATGGGATAAAATCCATTATTTCACATGTTGGAAATGAATTTGTGCGAATAAAATTTGGAATTGGAAAACCCAAGACGAAAGAAGAAATATTGGGATATGTGCTTGGAAAATTTACACCTGAAGAAAAGGAAGTTTTAAGAGATTCGAGAGAAAAGATTTTTAATTTAATTGATGATATAAAAGACGATATGCCAACTCAAAAATTAATGAATAAATATAATTCAAAAAAATAATTTTTTATTTTTTTAAAATTGTATATAAAAATGTTGACTTATAAAGTTATTGTGCTATAATAATTTTGTAAAAAATTAAAAATCTGCAACAACTGTATTTGACCAAAATTTCTAGAAACTTAATGAACAGAATTTAAAAATATATTAGTTGCATGAAAGGATGTAAAAATGAAAAAAATATTGATTATTTTGTCACTGCTTATGACATTTGTGCTAGGTTGTGCCAAAACTGTTAAAACTTTTGAAATCAATGTAGAACCAGGAACTAAAGTTCCAAATTTTGAGCTAAAAGATTTTAGTGCAGCAAAAACACCAGTTAGAAAAATTTTTAATAACGGAAAGCCAACTTTATTTATAGTAGCTGCCGAATGGTGTCCAGATTGTCATATGGAACTACCTGATGTACAAAAGTTTTATGAGGAAAATAAAGACAATGTAAATGTGGTAGTTGTATTTACAAACAAAAAATCTTCATTATTAAATGCAAAAAAATATGTGGAAACACAGAAGTTTACTTTCCCTGTGTACTACGACTTTGATGGTTCAATTTCAAAAGGATTTAAAATAACTGAAGTTCCGACTAACGTTAAAATAAATAAATCTGTAATAGAAGATTTCCAAAAAGGAACTATGCAAATTGATGGATTAAACAAAATGTTTGAAAAATAAAAAAATTTTTTATAAAAATGAAAAATACAGGATTTTTATTATTTTAAATAAATTTCCTGTATTTTTAATTTAATAATTTATAAAATTATTTTTGTAAAGAAAGAAAATATTTTACCAATTCTTCTTCAATTTTATCATTAAATTTTCCAATTCTGTAATTGTATTTTAAATCTTCAAAATTATCTGGATTTTTTTCCATTTCTTCTCTCACAACTTTTGGAAACTCATTCCAGAATAATTCATAATTTTCTCCCTTTTTGGCAAATAAAGACGGTATTTTTATTTTTTCTCCTTCTTTTAGATTTGGAAAAAACTCAGCTCCAGTTTTTCTATTTCGATAATCTATTTTAATTTTATCGTTCAAATCGCTAAATTTTTTCAAAAATGTAACCGCAGCTCTGCAATCTGGACAGTAAACTTGCGCAATTGCAATAATTTCTATTTTTTTTTCAATATTTTTTATTGCTTTTACCGTTTTTTCCGAAAGCTGAACTTTTTTTATAATTCTTAACTGTTTTTTATCTTCCTGCTCTTCTGTAACTTCATATTTTAAATAATCTTCAAATGTAGCCATAAAATCTTTATCCTTTCAATCTTTTAAACTATTCAATGATATAATTGAATACTATCATATTTAATTTTATAAGTCAAGATTTTTTTTATATAAACATGGCAAAATAATTATTTGGTGAACTACTCCCACTTATAGAAAGCCTACGATTTCTTGCTATCTTTTTATTAAAAAAATGAAAAAATTAACTTAAATTTCACTCTTTCGTTGTAAAATACTTATTTTTTTGGTATAATTTTATTTATAAAGTAAAAATTTTTTAAATAAGGAGAGAAAAATGGATTATGGACAGTTAGTTAAACTGATTAACGACATTAATAGCTTTATTGCTAGTAATATTCTGATGTGGGGGTTGCTTGGGGCTGGAACTTATTTGAGCTTCCTTCTTGGATTTCCACAAATTACAAAAATAGGCTATGCTTTTAAAATGGTATTTGGAGGGCTGTTTAGAAAAACTGAAAATTCTAATGAAGGTTCTATGTCTTCGTTTCAAGCATTGGCGACGGCTGTTGCGGCACAAGTTGGAACTGGAAATGTGGCGGGAGTTGCTACTGCCATTACTGCCGGGGGACCTGGTGCAGTTTTTTGGATGTGGGTTTCGGCATTTTTAGGAATGGGAACAATTTTTACAGAAGCGGTTTTGGCGCAAAAATATAGAAAAAGAATTCACGGAGAACTTGTTGGAGGACCTGCATATTACATTTCAAGAGGACTTAAGAAAACAGGAAAATTCGCCAAATTTTTAGCTAGTTTCTTTTCTGTGACAATTATTTTGGCACTTGGATTTATGGGAAATGCAGTTCAATCAAATTCAATAGCTGCGGGAATAAAAGGAATATCTGGACTTGAAAATATAAATCCTGGTATAATAGGAATTATAGTTGCGATTTTAGCCGCTTTAATTTTTATCGGTGGAATGAATAAAATTGCGAAATTTGCTGAGTTAGTAGTACCTATTATGGCTGCGGTGTATATTTTGGCAAGTATTTTGGTACTGCTGATATTTCATAAAGAAGTTATACCTACATTTACTTGGATTGTAAAAAGCGCATTTAGTCCTAATGCAGTTGTGGGAGGAATTGCTGGAGCCAGTGTGAAAGTGGCTGTTCAAAAAGGAATTGCCAGAGGTCTATTTTCAAATGAAGCAGGAATGGGTTCAACTCCTCACGCTCACGCTGTGGCACATGTAAAACATCCTGCAGAGCAAGGGCTTTCAGCTATGGTTGGAGTATTTATTGATACAATTTTGGTGTGTAGTGCAACTGCGCTATCTATTTTAGTTACAAAGGCTTACATTTTAAAAGATGCAAATGGAGATTTTCTTGTGGGAGCACAACTGACGCAAGGTGCTTTCAAAAGTTCTTTTGGAGAATTTGGAGCAATACTTTTAGCCGTTTGTCTGGCATTTTTTGCATTTACAACGATAATCGGGTGGTATTATTTTGGAGAATCAAATATCAAATTTTTATTTGGGAAAAAGATGCTTTTGCCATATAGAATTGTTGTGATTCTTTGTATAATAGCAGGTTCTCTGCAAGAAGTAAAAATTGTATGGTCACTAGCTGATATATTTAACAGTTTAATGGTGCTTCCGAACTTAATTGCGATTGTCTGGATGTCATTTGAAGTAAAAGCGCTTTTCAAAGATTATAAAGAAAAGTTTGCAAAAGGGAATGTAACTTATGATTATAGTGAAGAAGATAAATAATTTTTATTAAACACAGAAAATTAAAAAAAAATAAAAAAATAGAACTATCTGAAAAATAGTAAAAAGATAGTTCTTATTTATTTTAAATTAAATGTAAAATTAAGTTTTTTATCAAATGAAAAAAATCACTTGACAATTTTTAGTAAAAGTAGTAGTATTATTATATCAAAATGAAGTATATACTTATAAATTATTGGGAGGAATCATAAATGGCAGTTAAAGATTTGGACAGTTTGAAGGAATTGATTGCTCGTGTACGACGAGCGCAAGAAGAATTTTCAACATTTGACCAAGAAACAGTTGATAAAATTTTTAGAAAAGTAGCTCAAAAAATTAATGATGAAAGAATTACACTTGCAAAAATGGCAGTGGAAGAAACAGGAATGGGAATAATAGAAGATAAAGTTATCAAAAATCACTTTGCTTCGGAATATATTTATAATAAATACAAAGATGAAAAAACTTGTGGAGTTTTGGAAGAGGATAGATCTTATGGAGTTAAAAAAATAGCTACTCCAATAGGAGTTATAGCAGGAGTTATACCGACTACAAATCCAACTTCAACAGCAGCTTTTAAAATATTATTAACATTAAAAACGAGAAACGGTATTATTTTATCACCACATCCAAGAGCAAAAAAATGTACGATTTATGCAGCAAAACTTGCATTGGAAGAAGCTATTAAGTACGGAGCTCCAAAAGATATAATCGGATGGGTGGATGAACCAAGTGTGGAATTATCTAAAGAACTTATGGAAAATGCTGATTTAATCCTTGCAACAGGTGGACCTGGAATGGTTAAAGCGGCTTATTCATCTGGAAAACCAGCAATCGGAGTTGGAGCTGGAAACACGCCAGTTATAATTGACGAGACAGCTGATATAAAAATGACAGTGAATTATATTTTAATGTCTAAAACATTTGATAACGGAGTAAT harbors:
- the pth gene encoding aminoacyl-tRNA hydrolase; its protein translation is MKLIVGLGNPGEQYKLTRHNIGFIFIDKYLKEKKITNFTEKYKSLFVNTNYNGDKVFYQKPLTFMNLSGEAVGEAVRFFKIDPKTELFVIYDDMDMQFGKLKIKQNGSAGGHNGIKSIISHVGNEFVRIKFGIGKPKTKEEILGYVLGKFTPEEKEVLRDSREKIFNLIDDIKDDMPTQKLMNKYNSKK
- a CDS encoding thioredoxin family protein, translating into MATFEDYLKYEVTEEQEDKKQLRIIKKVQLSEKTVKAIKNIEKKIEIIAIAQVYCPDCRAAVTFLKKFSDLNDKIKIDYRNRKTGAEFFPNLKEGEKIKIPSLFAKKGENYELFWNEFPKVVREEMEKNPDNFEDLKYNYRIGKFNDKIEEELVKYFLSLQK
- the pdxT gene encoding pyridoxal 5'-phosphate synthase glutaminase subunit PdxT, with product MKIGVLALQGAFAEHRKMLKKLGIESFEIRKKSDLSNAVNNNDIDGLIIPGGESTVIGKLLYDLDLFDDIKKLILEGLPVFGTCAGLILLAREIENDSRTYLGAMDIKVRRNAYGRQLGSFFTESEFKGIGVIPMTFIRAPYISSVGKNVEVLSEVDGNVVAARENNILVTSYHPELNDNLKVHKFFVEMCKLNK
- the tsaD gene encoding tRNA (adenosine(37)-N6)-threonylcarbamoyltransferase complex transferase subunit TsaD; translated protein: MKILAIESSCDETSVAVIEDGKKVLSNIISTQIDIHKEFGGVVPEIASRHHIENILPVFTQALKKADITLKDIDYIAVTNTPGLIGSLLVGLMFAKSVSFANNIPLIPINHINGHIFSSFIESDVKLPAISLVVSGGHTNLYYIYEKDEKIVTELLGETLDDAVGETYDKIARILGLPYPGGPQIDRLSVDGKDILKIKKPKVDGYNFSFSGVKTFITNYVNHERMKKNEISKEDISKSLQEAIVNILYDKVEKAVKEKNVKTLLVAGGVSANKGLRKKFENFSDIEVHFPKMEYCTDNAAMIGVAAYYELKNKKIDDKKNNYDVDAISTKEEK
- a CDS encoding glycosyltransferase family 9 protein, whose protein sequence is MKILIMRFSSFGDVLLTTPVIRAIKKKYPDATIDFAVYDTFSQAISLNPNIRKLVVFEKKKSKDKEYIKSIISQLKKEKYDFVIDLHSKILSRIIGIKLKNSKTKYFRYKKRKWWKTLLVKAKIIDYNADCTIVESYFSALKKLGIEFSWKNKKNGLGDALEFYVENSVEKNLIEKYDLKNEDYFVLAPGASKFTKKWPFYNELAKDLLKYFSKKNIKIFVIGGKEDKKIVQDDENGRIINLCGKISFKESGIILKYAKIAVVNDSGPFHIARAVKTPTFVFFGPTDPNLFSFEKNTFLIKNPNCKSHSLYGDDKFPKKYEDCMSGISVKEVLQKIIFEYEKITENKNNLK
- a CDS encoding alanine/glycine:cation symporter family protein, with the protein product MDYGQLVKLINDINSFIASNILMWGLLGAGTYLSFLLGFPQITKIGYAFKMVFGGLFRKTENSNEGSMSSFQALATAVAAQVGTGNVAGVATAITAGGPGAVFWMWVSAFLGMGTIFTEAVLAQKYRKRIHGELVGGPAYYISRGLKKTGKFAKFLASFFSVTIILALGFMGNAVQSNSIAAGIKGISGLENINPGIIGIIVAILAALIFIGGMNKIAKFAELVVPIMAAVYILASILVLLIFHKEVIPTFTWIVKSAFSPNAVVGGIAGASVKVAVQKGIARGLFSNEAGMGSTPHAHAVAHVKHPAEQGLSAMVGVFIDTILVCSATALSILVTKAYILKDANGDFLVGAQLTQGAFKSSFGEFGAILLAVCLAFFAFTTIIGWYYFGESNIKFLFGKKMLLPYRIVVILCIIAGSLQEVKIVWSLADIFNSLMVLPNLIAIVWMSFEVKALFKDYKEKFAKGNVTYDYSEEDK
- a CDS encoding TlpA family protein disulfide reductase: MKKILIILSLLMTFVLGCAKTVKTFEINVEPGTKVPNFELKDFSAAKTPVRKIFNNGKPTLFIVAAEWCPDCHMELPDVQKFYEENKDNVNVVVVFTNKKSSLLNAKKYVETQKFTFPVYYDFDGSISKGFKITEVPTNVKINKSVIEDFQKGTMQIDGLNKMFEK